In the Streptomyces fradiae ATCC 10745 = DSM 40063 genome, one interval contains:
- the pgsA gene encoding CDP-diacylglycerol--glycerol-3-phosphate 3-phosphatidyltransferase: protein MTGVPASAAGGTGRRAPGGKLGAAAVNQASLWNIANILTMLRLVLVPAFVVLLLQDGGYDPAWRAWAWAAFAVAMITDVFDGHLARTYNLVTDFGKIADPIADKAIMAAGLICLSALGDLPWWVTGVILFRELGITLMRFWVIRHGVIPASRGGKMKTLAQGTAVGMYVLALTGPLATLRWWVMALAVVLTVATGLDYVRQAVVLRRRGLAAERAAARAAEAAGAAEAAAGAARAGADGAGAEADGGVGDVAGVGLAAGDAEAGGSAGRAGSARAGEGAASGGVGGAGGTAEAAAEPPR, encoded by the coding sequence ATGACCGGAGTCCCGGCGTCCGCCGCGGGCGGCACGGGGAGGCGGGCACCCGGCGGGAAGCTGGGAGCGGCGGCCGTGAACCAGGCCAGCCTGTGGAACATCGCCAACATCCTCACCATGCTGCGGCTGGTGCTCGTCCCCGCCTTCGTGGTGCTGCTGCTCCAGGACGGCGGGTACGACCCCGCCTGGCGCGCCTGGGCGTGGGCGGCGTTCGCCGTCGCCATGATCACGGACGTGTTCGACGGGCACCTGGCGCGTACGTACAACCTGGTCACGGACTTCGGGAAGATCGCCGACCCCATCGCCGACAAGGCGATCATGGCGGCCGGCCTGATCTGCCTCTCCGCCCTCGGTGACCTGCCCTGGTGGGTCACCGGCGTGATCCTCTTCCGCGAGCTGGGCATCACGCTCATGCGGTTCTGGGTGATCCGGCACGGGGTGATCCCGGCCAGTCGCGGCGGCAAGATGAAGACGCTCGCCCAGGGCACGGCCGTGGGCATGTACGTACTCGCGCTGACCGGGCCGCTGGCCACGCTGCGGTGGTGGGTGATGGCCCTGGCGGTCGTCCTGACCGTCGCGACGGGGCTCGACTACGTGCGGCAGGCCGTGGTGCTGCGCCGCCGGGGGCTCGCCGCCGAGCGGGCCGCGGCCCGTGCGGCGGAGGCCGCGGGGGCGGCGGAGGCGGCGGCCGGGGCCGCGCGGGCCGGAGCGGACGGCGCCGGCGCCGAGGCGGATGGGGGCGTCGGTGACGTCGCCGGCGTCGGGCTCGCGGCTGGTGACGCCGAGGCGGGTGGGTCCGCCGGGCGTGCTGGGTCCGCACGGGCCGGTGAGGGTGCCGCGTCCGGTGGGGTCGGTGGGGCTGGTGGGACCGCTGAGGCCGCTGCGGAGCCGCCCCGGTGA
- a CDS encoding CinA family protein: MAAAQRPGAGAGARPVAERVLRLLAERDQTLAVAESLTGGLVAAELTSVPGASRVFLGSVTAYATRLKRDLLGVDGELLARRGAVDAEVALQMARGVRSRLGASWGVATTGVAGPEPQDGRPVGTVYVAVCGPPGGPAEAGKAAALRLDGGRAEIRGESVRSVLELLAHELFENARAKDTEQNGGN; the protein is encoded by the coding sequence GTGGCCGCCGCACAGCGGCCCGGCGCCGGGGCCGGTGCGCGGCCGGTGGCGGAGCGGGTGCTGCGCCTGCTGGCGGAGCGTGACCAGACGCTCGCCGTGGCGGAGTCCCTCACGGGTGGTCTCGTCGCCGCCGAGCTGACGTCGGTGCCGGGCGCGTCCCGCGTCTTCCTGGGCTCCGTCACGGCGTACGCGACGCGGCTGAAACGGGACCTGCTGGGCGTCGACGGCGAGCTGCTCGCGCGGCGCGGGGCCGTCGACGCGGAGGTCGCGTTGCAGATGGCGCGGGGGGTACGAAGCCGGCTCGGAGCCTCGTGGGGCGTCGCGACGACGGGAGTCGCGGGGCCCGAACCGCAGGACGGCCGGCCCGTCGGCACGGTGTACGTCGCCGTGTGCGGCCCGCCCGGCGGCCCCGCGGAGGCGGGGAAAGCGGCCGCGCTGCGGTTGGACGGCGGGCGCGCGGAAATCCGTGGAGAGAGTGTACGGAGCGTGCTGGAACTGCTCGCGCACGAACTCTTCGAGAATGCGCGGGCAAAGGATACGGAACAGAACGGGGGGAATTGA
- a CDS encoding helix-turn-helix domain-containing protein — MILLRRLLGDVLRRQRQRQGRTLREVSSSARVSLGYLSEVERGQKEASSELLSAICDALDVRMSELMREVSDELSLAELAESAAASEPVSAPVRPMLNSVSVTSVAGVPTERVTIKAPAEAVDVVAA; from the coding sequence ATGATTCTGCTCCGTCGCCTGCTGGGTGACGTGCTGCGTCGGCAGCGCCAGCGCCAGGGCCGTACTCTGCGCGAAGTCTCCTCGTCCGCCCGAGTATCGCTCGGCTATCTCTCCGAGGTGGAGCGGGGGCAGAAGGAGGCTTCCTCCGAACTGCTCTCCGCGATCTGCGACGCGCTGGACGTACGGATGTCCGAGCTCATGCGGGAAGTGAGCGACGAACTGTCGCTGGCGGAGCTGGCGGAATCGGCAGCGGCGAGTGAGCCGGTGTCCGCGCCAGTACGCCCGATGCTCAATTCTGTGTCCGTGACGTCGGTGGCGGGTGTGCCGACGGAGCGGGTGACCATCAAGGCACCCGCCGAAGCGGTGGACGTCGTCGCCGCCTGA
- a CDS encoding Dps family protein: MAVVKSSLSDADLKVVGEALQGALVDLVDLSLVAKQVHWNVVGPRFRSIHLQLDDVVSTARTHSDVMAERASAIGVNPDGRAATVAAGSAIADVPTGWIQDADAVRIMVDALVAVIERMRERVAATDEPDPISQDLLIALTGELEKHAWMFQAENA; the protein is encoded by the coding sequence ATGGCTGTCGTCAAGAGTTCGCTGTCCGACGCCGATCTCAAGGTGGTCGGTGAGGCTCTGCAGGGCGCCCTAGTGGATCTGGTCGACCTCTCCCTGGTCGCCAAGCAGGTGCACTGGAACGTGGTCGGCCCGCGCTTCCGCTCCATCCACCTGCAGCTCGACGATGTCGTCTCCACCGCCCGCACCCACTCCGACGTGATGGCGGAGCGCGCCTCGGCCATCGGCGTCAACCCGGACGGCCGCGCCGCGACGGTGGCCGCCGGCAGCGCCATCGCGGACGTGCCGACCGGCTGGATCCAGGACGCCGACGCCGTACGGATCATGGTGGACGCGCTGGTCGCGGTGATCGAGCGGATGCGTGAGCGGGTCGCCGCCACCGACGAGCCGGACCCGATCTCGCAGGACCTCCTGATCGCGCTGACCGGGGAGCTCGAGAAGCACGCGTGGATGTTCCAGGCGGAGAACGCCTGA
- a CDS encoding Fpg/Nei family DNA glycosylase: MPEGDTIWLAAHRLHDALAGRLLTRSDLRVPRLATVDLTGRAVTAVVPRGKHLLTRVEGGLTLHSHLRMDGAWKLYAPGERWRGGPGHEIRAILGTAERTAVGYRLPVLELLRTADEPTVVGHLGPDLLGPDWDADEAVRRLLSDPARPLGEALLDQRNLAGIGNVYKCELAFLARVTPWFPVGDLPADVPERLVATARRLLEENKDRFERRTVPGGRSDRKLYVYGRARRPCYRCGAPIRWDGGGDQPTDRVSYWCPRCQSGPAPA, translated from the coding sequence ATGCCCGAAGGAGACACGATCTGGCTGGCCGCCCACCGGCTGCACGACGCGCTCGCCGGCCGGCTCCTGACGCGGTCCGACCTGCGCGTCCCCCGCCTGGCCACCGTCGACCTGACCGGCCGGGCCGTCACCGCGGTCGTCCCCCGCGGGAAGCACCTGCTCACCCGTGTCGAGGGCGGGCTCACGCTCCACTCGCACCTGCGGATGGACGGCGCGTGGAAGCTGTACGCCCCCGGCGAGCGCTGGCGCGGCGGACCCGGACACGAGATCCGCGCGATCCTCGGCACCGCCGAACGCACCGCGGTCGGCTATCGGCTGCCCGTGCTGGAACTGCTCCGCACCGCCGACGAACCGACGGTGGTGGGCCATCTGGGGCCCGACCTGCTGGGCCCGGACTGGGACGCCGACGAGGCGGTGCGGCGCCTGCTGTCCGACCCGGCCCGCCCCCTCGGCGAAGCCCTCCTCGACCAGCGGAACCTGGCCGGGATCGGCAACGTCTACAAGTGCGAGCTGGCGTTCCTGGCCCGCGTCACGCCGTGGTTCCCGGTCGGCGACCTCCCCGCCGATGTCCCGGAGCGCCTCGTCGCGACGGCCCGGCGGCTGCTGGAGGAGAACAAGGACCGCTTCGAGCGCCGCACGGTCCCCGGAGGCCGCTCCGACCGCAAGCTGTACGTGTACGGACGCGCCCGCAGGCCCTGCTACCGCTGCGGGGCACCGATCCGCTGGGACGGCGGCGGCGACCAGCCGACCGACCGGGTCTCCTACTGGTGCCCCCGCTGCCAGAGCGGCCCCGCACCCGCCTGA
- a CDS encoding ATP-dependent helicase, with amino-acid sequence MAGTALDSFSPATRRWFTGAFSAPTASQEGAWRAIGAGSDVLVVAPTGSGKTLAAFLAALDRLVSVPPPADAKKRCRVLYVSPLKALAVDVERNLRSPLTGIRQEAVRLGLPEPEVRVGIRSGDTPAAERRSLATRPPDILITTPESLFLMLTSAARDALAGVETVILDEVHAVAGTKRGAHLALSLERLDELLPRPARRIGLSATVRPVDEVARYLSPQRKVEVVQPRSGKEFDLSVVVPVEDLGELGGSPAADAGEGPGEKPSIWPHVEERIADLVQEHRSTIVFANSRRLAERLCNRLNEIAYERATGEAMPSDASPAEVMAQSGAAKGAPPLLARAHHGSVSKEQRALVEEDLKAGRLPAVVATSSLELGIDMGAVDLVVQVESPPSVASGLQRVGRAGHQVGAVSRGVVFPKYRGDLVQAAVVTERMRQGAIESLRVPANPLDVLAQQLVAMVAMDTWSHDDLLALVRRAAPFASLPESAFTAVLDMLAGRYPSDAFAELRPRVVWDRVTGAVTGRPGAQRLAVTSGGTIPDRGLFGVFLAGADPKRGGGRVGELDEEMVYESRVGDVFTLGTSSWRIEDITRDRVLVSPAPGVPGRLPFWKGDQLGRPLELGRAVGAFLREVGSLPPQDARLRLVAAGLDAWAADNVLAYLDEQRRACGHVPDDRTILVERFRDEMGDWRVVVHSPFGAQVHAPWALALGARLAERYGMDAQVMHADDGIVLRLPDADLMGLDLLDEEPAAPGLEYDSEQAPVGAADVAFDKGEIDRIVTEQVGGSALFASRFRECAARALLLPKRNPGKRTPLWQQRQRAAQLLQVASEFGSFPIVLEAVRECLQDVFDVPGLQELMGDLESRRVRLVEVTTPEPSPFARSLLFGYVAQFLYEGDSPLAERRAAALSLDSRLLAELLGQAELRELLDPEVLAELEGELQWRTDERRVKDPEGVADALRVLGPLTDAELTARGADPAWARELAAARRAIRVRVAGADHWAAIEDAGRLRDALGTALPVGVPEAFTEPVKDPLGDLLARYARTHGPFASAEAAARFGLGTAVTDGALHRLAAAGRVVQGEFHPSGIGQEWCDAAVLRRLRRRSLAALRQELEPVPPSALATFLPQWQHVGSSGLRGIDGLARAIEQLQGAPVPASALEKLVLPSRVRDYGPQLLDELTTTGEVVWAGAGALPGKDGWVSLYLADAAPLLLPPPHPLELTALHESVLTILSGGYGLFFRQIGDQVRATTHPDVTDPQLADALWDLAWSGRLTNDTLAPLRAMLGSGRTAGSTAHRARRPVPRGRYGTLTAAARTASRSGPPTVSGRWSLLPAAEPEATHRAHALARTLLDRHGVVTRGAVAAEGVEGGFSATYRVLSAFEDSGQARRGYVVEGLGAAQFAMDGAVDRLRAAASARERGEGSAAPQAVVLAAADPANAYGAALPWPEPPDGAGHKPGRKAGSLVVLVDGELTLYMERGGKSLLSWPLDPDAPALRAAADALAAAASAGALGTVTVERVNGAAALTSPLSRALEAAGFHATPRGLRLRA; translated from the coding sequence ATGGCCGGGACCGCACTCGACTCCTTCTCCCCCGCGACCCGCAGGTGGTTCACGGGGGCCTTCAGCGCGCCCACCGCCTCCCAGGAGGGGGCGTGGCGGGCGATCGGCGCGGGTTCGGACGTGCTGGTGGTGGCGCCGACCGGCTCGGGCAAGACACTGGCGGCGTTCCTGGCGGCCCTGGACCGGCTGGTCTCGGTCCCGCCGCCCGCCGACGCGAAGAAGCGCTGCCGGGTGCTGTACGTGTCCCCGCTGAAGGCGCTCGCGGTCGACGTGGAGCGGAACCTGCGCAGTCCGCTGACGGGCATCCGCCAGGAGGCCGTACGGCTGGGGCTGCCGGAGCCGGAGGTCCGCGTCGGCATCCGTTCGGGTGACACGCCCGCCGCGGAGCGGCGGTCGCTGGCGACGCGCCCGCCGGACATCCTGATCACCACGCCGGAGTCGCTGTTCCTGATGCTGACGTCCGCGGCGCGGGACGCGCTGGCGGGTGTGGAGACGGTGATCCTCGACGAGGTGCACGCCGTGGCGGGCACCAAGCGGGGCGCCCATCTGGCGCTGTCCCTGGAGCGGCTGGACGAGCTGCTGCCGCGCCCCGCGCGCCGCATCGGCCTGTCGGCGACGGTGCGGCCGGTGGACGAGGTGGCGCGGTACCTGTCGCCGCAGCGGAAGGTCGAGGTGGTCCAGCCGCGGTCGGGCAAGGAGTTCGACCTGTCCGTGGTGGTGCCCGTGGAGGACCTGGGCGAGCTGGGCGGCTCGCCGGCCGCCGACGCGGGAGAGGGACCGGGCGAAAAGCCGTCGATCTGGCCGCACGTGGAGGAGCGGATCGCCGACCTGGTGCAGGAACACCGCTCGACGATCGTGTTCGCCAACTCGCGGCGCCTCGCGGAGCGGCTGTGCAACCGGCTGAACGAGATCGCGTACGAGCGCGCCACCGGCGAGGCGATGCCGTCGGACGCCTCCCCCGCCGAGGTGATGGCCCAGTCCGGCGCCGCCAAGGGCGCCCCGCCGCTGCTGGCGCGGGCGCACCACGGCTCGGTGTCCAAGGAGCAGCGGGCCCTCGTCGAGGAGGACCTGAAGGCGGGCCGCCTCCCCGCGGTGGTGGCCACGTCCAGTCTGGAGCTGGGCATCGACATGGGCGCGGTCGACCTGGTCGTCCAGGTGGAGTCGCCGCCCTCCGTGGCGTCCGGGCTCCAGCGCGTGGGCCGCGCCGGGCACCAGGTGGGCGCCGTGTCGCGGGGCGTGGTGTTCCCCAAGTACCGGGGCGACCTGGTGCAGGCGGCGGTGGTGACCGAGCGCATGCGGCAGGGCGCCATCGAGTCGCTGCGCGTCCCGGCCAACCCGCTGGACGTGCTGGCCCAGCAGCTGGTCGCCATGGTCGCGATGGACACGTGGAGCCATGACGACCTGCTGGCGCTGGTGCGTCGGGCGGCTCCGTTCGCGTCGCTGCCGGAGTCGGCGTTCACGGCCGTGCTGGACATGCTCGCCGGGCGCTATCCGTCGGACGCGTTCGCGGAGCTGCGGCCCAGAGTCGTGTGGGACCGGGTCACCGGGGCTGTCACGGGCCGCCCCGGCGCCCAGCGGCTCGCCGTCACCTCGGGTGGCACGATCCCGGACCGCGGGCTGTTCGGGGTGTTCCTGGCGGGCGCCGACCCCAAGCGGGGCGGCGGCCGGGTCGGCGAGCTCGACGAGGAGATGGTGTACGAGTCGCGCGTGGGCGACGTGTTCACCCTCGGCACGTCGTCCTGGCGCATCGAGGACATCACGCGCGACCGGGTGCTGGTGTCACCCGCGCCCGGCGTGCCGGGCCGGCTGCCGTTCTGGAAGGGCGACCAGCTGGGCCGCCCGCTCGAACTGGGCAGGGCGGTGGGGGCCTTCCTGCGGGAGGTCGGTTCGCTGCCGCCCCAGGACGCGCGGCTGCGGCTGGTGGCGGCGGGCCTGGACGCGTGGGCCGCCGACAACGTCCTGGCGTACCTGGACGAGCAGCGCCGTGCCTGCGGGCACGTGCCGGACGACCGGACGATCCTGGTGGAGCGGTTCCGCGACGAGATGGGCGACTGGCGCGTGGTGGTCCACTCGCCGTTCGGCGCCCAGGTGCACGCCCCGTGGGCGCTCGCGCTCGGCGCCCGCCTCGCCGAGCGGTACGGCATGGACGCACAGGTCATGCACGCCGACGACGGAATCGTGCTGCGCCTGCCCGACGCGGACCTGATGGGTCTCGACCTGCTCGACGAGGAACCGGCCGCGCCGGGCCTGGAGTACGACAGCGAGCAGGCACCCGTCGGCGCCGCCGACGTCGCCTTCGACAAGGGCGAGATCGACCGGATCGTCACCGAGCAGGTCGGCGGTTCGGCGCTGTTCGCGTCCCGCTTCCGGGAGTGCGCCGCCCGCGCGCTGCTGCTGCCCAAGCGCAATCCGGGCAAGCGCACACCGCTGTGGCAGCAGCGCCAGCGCGCCGCGCAACTGCTGCAGGTGGCGAGCGAGTTCGGTTCGTTCCCCATCGTGCTGGAAGCGGTCCGGGAATGCCTCCAGGACGTGTTCGACGTGCCGGGCCTCCAGGAGCTGATGGGCGACCTCGAGTCGCGCCGCGTCCGGCTGGTGGAGGTCACCACCCCGGAGCCGTCGCCGTTCGCCCGCTCACTGCTGTTCGGATACGTCGCCCAGTTCCTGTACGAGGGGGACTCGCCGCTCGCCGAGCGCCGCGCGGCAGCCCTGTCCCTCGACTCCCGGCTGCTGGCCGAGCTGCTGGGCCAGGCGGAGCTGCGGGAACTCCTCGACCCGGAGGTGCTGGCCGAGCTGGAGGGCGAGCTGCAGTGGCGCACGGACGAGCGGCGGGTGAAGGACCCCGAGGGGGTCGCCGACGCACTGCGCGTGCTGGGCCCGCTCACCGACGCCGAGCTGACCGCGCGGGGCGCCGACCCGGCGTGGGCGCGGGAGCTGGCGGCCGCCCGCCGTGCGATCCGGGTCCGTGTCGCGGGCGCCGACCACTGGGCGGCGATCGAGGACGCCGGGCGCCTGCGCGACGCGCTGGGCACGGCCCTGCCGGTCGGCGTCCCCGAGGCGTTCACCGAGCCGGTGAAGGACCCGCTCGGCGACCTCCTCGCGCGGTACGCGCGCACCCACGGCCCCTTCGCCTCCGCCGAGGCGGCCGCCCGCTTCGGCCTGGGCACGGCCGTCACGGACGGCGCGCTGCACCGCCTCGCCGCCGCGGGCCGTGTCGTGCAGGGCGAGTTCCACCCGTCGGGAATCGGCCAGGAGTGGTGCGACGCGGCGGTGCTGCGCCGGCTGCGGCGCCGCTCCCTGGCGGCGCTGCGGCAGGAGCTGGAGCCGGTCCCGCCGTCCGCGCTGGCCACGTTCCTGCCGCAGTGGCAGCACGTGGGCAGCAGCGGACTGCGCGGCATCGACGGCCTGGCCCGCGCGATCGAGCAGCTGCAGGGCGCGCCGGTGCCCGCGTCGGCGCTGGAGAAGCTGGTCCTGCCGTCCCGCGTCCGCGACTACGGCCCCCAGCTCCTCGACGAGCTGACCACCACGGGCGAGGTCGTGTGGGCCGGGGCGGGCGCCCTGCCGGGCAAGGACGGCTGGGTGTCGCTGTACCTGGCCGACGCCGCCCCGCTTCTGCTGCCGCCGCCACACCCGCTGGAGCTGACGGCACTGCACGAGTCGGTGCTCACGATCCTGTCCGGCGGGTACGGGCTGTTCTTCCGTCAGATCGGGGACCAGGTGCGGGCGACGACCCACCCGGACGTGACGGACCCCCAGCTGGCCGACGCACTGTGGGACCTGGCCTGGTCGGGCCGGCTCACCAACGACACGCTCGCCCCGCTCCGCGCGATGCTGGGCTCCGGCCGTACGGCGGGGTCCACCGCGCACCGCGCCAGGCGCCCCGTCCCGCGCGGCCGGTACGGCACGCTGACGGCCGCCGCCCGCACGGCGTCCCGATCCGGGCCGCCGACGGTGAGCGGCCGCTGGTCGCTGCTCCCGGCCGCCGAGCCGGAGGCCACGCACCGCGCCCACGCCCTGGCCCGGACCCTGCTGGACCGGCACGGTGTGGTGACGCGCGGCGCGGTGGCCGCCGAGGGCGTCGAGGGCGGCTTCTCCGCGACGTACCGGGTGCTGTCCGCCTTCGAGGACAGTGGCCAGGCCCGCCGCGGGTACGTCGTGGAGGGCCTGGGCGCCGCGCAGTTCGCCATGGACGGGGCGGTGGACCGGCTGCGGGCCGCCGCGTCGGCCCGCGAGCGCGGGGAGGGGTCTGCGGCGCCGCAGGCCGTCGTCCTGGCCGCGGCCGACCCGGCCAACGCCTACGGCGCCGCCCTGCCGTGGCCGGAGCCGCCGGACGGCGCCGGGCACAAGCCGGGCCGCAAGGCGGGCTCCCTGGTGGTCCTGGTGGACGGCGAGCTGACGCTGTACATGGAGCGGGGCGGCAAGTCCCTGCTGTCGTGGCCGCTCGACCCGGATGCCCCGGCCCTGCGGGCGGCGGCCGACGCCCTGGCGGCGGCCGCGAGCGCGGGCGCGCTGGGCACGGTCACGGTCGAGCGCGTCAACGGCGCCGCCGCACTGACGTCACCGCTGTCCCGCGCCCTGGAGGCGGCGGGCTTCCACGCCACCCCGCGGGGCCTGCGCCTGCGCGCCTGA
- a CDS encoding helix-turn-helix transcriptional regulator, which yields MATTPDGGRPDEWARHWQYPGVPGLDLLRARYVRHAFSRHSHEGYVLGAVRRGIEDVVMPEGTIRARPGTVVMINPEVPHSAHAGVPEGWSYATLYPSAGLVAAIAEEETSLRGTVAFGETIVDDESTARLISAVHRAAEEGNALAADSLLRVAVARLLRRHGRSLPQRAPRSAGARTAAAAREALLDRMAAPPTLEQLARELGTSPFALLRAFKAAYGMPPHAWLTNARVRAARRLLESGTAPGEAAVVVGFTDQPHLNRHFTRIVGVPPGAYQRERARTYKTGGAGRP from the coding sequence ATGGCGACCACCCCGGACGGCGGACGGCCCGACGAGTGGGCCAGGCACTGGCAGTACCCGGGCGTGCCCGGCCTCGACCTGCTGCGCGCCCGGTACGTCCGCCACGCCTTCTCCCGCCACAGCCACGAGGGGTACGTGCTCGGCGCCGTCCGCCGGGGCATCGAGGACGTCGTCATGCCGGAGGGCACCATCCGGGCCCGCCCCGGCACCGTCGTCATGATCAACCCCGAGGTGCCCCACTCCGCGCACGCGGGCGTGCCCGAGGGCTGGTCATACGCCACGCTCTACCCGTCGGCCGGCCTGGTCGCCGCGATCGCCGAGGAGGAGACCAGTCTGCGCGGCACGGTCGCCTTCGGCGAGACCATCGTCGACGACGAGAGCACCGCCCGGCTCATCAGCGCCGTGCACCGCGCGGCCGAGGAGGGGAACGCCCTCGCGGCCGACAGCCTCCTGCGCGTCGCCGTCGCCCGCCTGCTGCGCCGCCACGGCCGCTCCCTCCCGCAGCGGGCCCCGCGCTCCGCCGGAGCCCGCACGGCCGCCGCCGCCCGCGAGGCGCTCCTCGACCGGATGGCCGCGCCGCCGACGCTGGAGCAGCTCGCCCGGGAGCTCGGCACCAGCCCCTTCGCCCTGCTGCGCGCCTTCAAGGCGGCGTACGGGATGCCGCCCCACGCCTGGCTCACCAACGCGCGCGTACGGGCCGCCCGCCGCCTCCTGGAGAGCGGCACCGCCCCAGGAGAGGCGGCCGTCGTGGTCGGCTTCACCGACCAGCCCCACCTCAACCGCCACTTCACCCGGATCGTGGGCGTCCCGCCGGGCGCCTACCAGCGGGAACGCGCAAGAACGTACAAGACCGGGGGCGCGGGCCGGCCGTAG
- a CDS encoding AzlC family ABC transporter permease: MDTAADPHGGPPPRDAAKPDRAVVRDSLGVGVAVGLSGFAFGVTSVGAGLDLLQTCALSLLVFTGASQFALVGALAAGGNPFTAAAGAFFLGTRNAFYGLRLSQLLALPRAVRPFGAHWVIDETAAVALAQPTRRAARIGFTVTGLTLYVLWNLTTLIGALGAEAIGDTDAWGLDAAGPAVFLALLAPMLRSTTERAVAALAVVLGLGSLPVLPAGVPVLVAALAAPAVLWLSGRGEARR; encoded by the coding sequence GTGGACACGGCCGCGGACCCGCACGGCGGGCCGCCGCCGCGGGACGCGGCGAAGCCCGACCGTGCCGTCGTACGGGACTCGCTCGGCGTGGGCGTCGCCGTCGGCCTGTCCGGCTTCGCCTTCGGGGTCACCTCCGTCGGCGCGGGGCTCGACCTTCTCCAGACCTGCGCGCTGAGCCTGCTCGTCTTCACCGGAGCCTCGCAGTTCGCGCTGGTCGGCGCGCTCGCCGCCGGAGGCAACCCCTTCACGGCGGCTGCCGGGGCCTTCTTCCTCGGCACCCGCAACGCCTTCTACGGGCTGCGCCTGTCGCAGCTGCTGGCCCTCCCGCGCGCGGTGCGCCCGTTCGGCGCCCACTGGGTCATCGACGAGACCGCGGCGGTGGCCCTCGCGCAGCCCACCCGGCGTGCCGCGCGGATCGGCTTCACGGTGACCGGCCTGACGCTCTACGTTCTGTGGAACCTCACCACGCTGATCGGCGCACTCGGGGCGGAGGCCATCGGCGACACCGACGCCTGGGGCCTCGACGCCGCAGGCCCGGCCGTCTTCCTCGCACTGCTCGCCCCCATGCTGCGCTCGACCACCGAGCGGGCCGTCGCGGCGCTGGCGGTCGTCCTGGGGCTCGGGTCCCTGCCTGTGCTGCCCGCCGGAGTGCCGGTGCTGGTGGCCGCGCTGGCCGCGCCCGCCGTCCTGTGGCTGAGCGGGCGCGGGGAGGCGCGGCGATGA
- a CDS encoding AzlD domain-containing protein: MNGTAVWIAVGLTAVGCYLLKLGGLLVPAHTLERPLVRRLAALLPVALLAALTAQQTFSADGALVVDARGAGLAAAALALLLRAPFLVVVASAVVVTAAVRALGG, encoded by the coding sequence ATGAACGGCACCGCGGTCTGGATCGCCGTCGGCCTCACCGCCGTCGGCTGCTACCTGCTGAAGCTCGGCGGCCTGCTGGTGCCGGCCCACACTCTGGAACGCCCCCTCGTGCGGCGGCTCGCCGCGCTGCTCCCGGTCGCCCTGCTGGCCGCCCTGACCGCCCAGCAGACCTTCAGCGCCGACGGGGCGCTCGTCGTGGACGCCCGCGGGGCGGGCCTCGCCGCCGCGGCGCTCGCCCTGCTGCTGCGGGCGCCGTTCCTGGTGGTCGTCGCCTCGGCCGTGGTGGTCACCGCCGCGGTGCGGGCCCTCGGCGGGTGA
- a CDS encoding DUF3046 domain-containing protein: MRLTTFWERMADHFGAVYAESFARDHVMSELGGRTVHEALEAGWEAKDVWRAVCAAVDVPADKR, encoded by the coding sequence ATGCGGTTGACGACTTTCTGGGAGCGCATGGCGGACCACTTCGGTGCGGTCTACGCCGAGTCCTTCGCCCGTGATCACGTGATGTCCGAGCTGGGCGGGAGGACGGTCCACGAGGCCCTCGAGGCAGGTTGGGAGGCGAAGGACGTGTGGCGCGCCGTGTGCGCCGCCGTCGACGTCCCCGCCGACAAGCGCTGA